The genomic segment GTCGCTCGGGCTGGTCGGGCGGTAGCCGCCGACGGCGTGCACGACGTTCAGCGCCGGCAGGCGGCACGGGGAGTCGCTGCTGAACGACACGGATGCGAGCCGTCCCCAGCGCCGGACCCGGGGCTCGTAGCTCACCAGCGGCAGTTCCGCGGGCAGGTGCACGCTGGAGGGTTCCTGAGACCAGTCCGGGTCCTGCGCAGGTGCCAGCGCTTCCACCGTCAGCGTCACGGCGCCGGGGCCGAGCGCCAGTTCGAATCCGCCGTCGTACTCGTAGACGCGGCGCGAGCAGACAGCCTCACCGGATCCCGGCTGCGCCGGGGCGGACGGCGACGAGTCGAGATGCCAGCGCACCGTCGCGCTCAGGCTCTCCTGGGGCCAGACCCAGAGCACGAGGAGGTGGTTTCCGCGGCGCACCGCCTGGAGATCGCCCACCGGGCAGCCGACGAGTCCGGAACGGCCGTCGTCGCGCGAGTCAGGAGCCGGTTCGGCAACGGGCGGCGGTGCCTGCCCGCACGGCTGCGGCGGGGTCTCCCGTTCAGGACGGGGCGGTAGATCCTGAGGCTGGGGCTGAGGGGCCGGCCGTGGCGGCTCAGGCGTCACGGGCCGTTCGGACGGCTGCGGCGGCTGCGCTCTCCGTGGCGGATGCGTGGCCGCAGGCCCCGGTGGTTCGGGATCGGGGACGGTGGGGGCCGGCGGCTCCGGGTCCTGAGCCCTGGTGGGCCCCGGGCCGGACGGTCGGTCCTGGTCCTGGTCGGCCTGACGGACCCGCAGCAGCCCGAGGCCGGGAGCGAGGACCAGTCCGCGAGCCGCCGCGGAACGGGGATCCTGCGTCCTCACGTAGATGCCGAGCCGCTCCTCGAACAACTCGGCCGTACCCGGCGTCTCCGAGAGCCCTCCGGCCAGGAGCAGCGCTGTCGGCTCCTCGCCGGAACGGGCTCTGGCCCGGTCCCGGAGGGCCAGGGCGGCGTCGACGGTCTGGCGGCGCAAGGGGTCGAGCAGACGGCTGAGGGACGCGGGGTCGAGCTCGACGACCGCGTCCGAACCACCCTGCCGGATCTCCCTGCGTACGGCCGTGCCGCTGCGGTCGACCTCCCGCCGAAGGGTCCCCGCCAACGGCGCGAGCTCGATCTGCTGGTCGCGCTGGGCGCCCAGCAGGCCTGGGTTCAGCTGGGCCGACAGTTGCCGGGCGATCGCGGCGTCCCAGGTATCGCCGCCGACCGGGACGACGACCGTCTCCTCGATCCACACGGTGCGTTCGGCGCCGACCCGGACCAGGGTGAGCTCGGTCCTGGTGGCGCCCTGGTCGCAGACGATGAGCACACTCCGGCCGCCGTCCACCACGGCGCCGTAGTGCACGACCACGGCCACGGGTTCGGGCAGGCTCAGTGCCACCCTCAGGCCGCGCTCCTCCACAGCTCTGCGGAGCGCCCGGTCCCGGGGTGCGAGGAGGGAAGTGGGCAGGACCACGTCCCGGGGCGGCTCGCTGCCGTAGCTTTCAGCGAGCCTGAGCAGCCGGTCCAGCCTCGCTGCCGCGTTCTCGGCCGCCGTGAACCGCGCCGAGACCCATCCCGAGCGGCTGTCGGCCGGATCCGCGACCACCACCTCGTGGTCCGCCTGCCAGGCGATCCGCCCGTGGCTTCCGCCCAGATCGATGCCGTGCACGCCTACTCGACCCCCCAGCTGTGGCCTGAAGGGGAGTCGGTGCCGGACAGGGACACCTGGACGGCGCCGTCGACCATGCTCACATCGATCCGCGCTCCGGGTACAGCGGGCGAGCCAACGAAGTGCCGCACGATCTCGCCCTTGATCAGTTCCAACTCGTTGCGGATCTGCCGTCCGCCGTAGGCGCGCCGCTCCGGGGCCTGCATCCGCTTGAGGATCCACGCGTGGATGCTGCTGCGGTCGTAGCCGACCGTGACCTGCTGCCGCTCCAGGACGGAGGCGGCGAGCTGGGCGAGCAGCCGGTCGGCGATCTCGCAGATGTACTCGGGGCGCAGCATGTCGAAGACCACCACGCCGGGGCGCAGCCGACCGAAGAGCTCAGGCCGCTCGATGGCGCTGAATTTCGCTTCCACCGCTTCGGTGAAGTGCGTCTCCAGCGTCTCGTACGAGGGCTCGCCGCCCTCCTCCTCGAAGGCCAGCAGATCGGCGAGCCGGTCCGCCCCGGTGTTGGAGGTGAAGATGATCAGAGAGTGGGAGAAGTACGCCGTCTGGCCGCGGCCGTCCGTGAGCCTGCCGTCCTCCAGGATCTGCAGGAACTTGTCGAGCACGGTCGGGTGGGCCTTCTCGATCTCGTCGAACAACAGGACGCTGAAAGGCCGTTCCTGCATCCGACGGGTCAACTCGCCGCCCTGGTCGTGGCCCGTGAAGCCGGGCGGGGCCCCGGCCAGGCGCTCCGCCGAGTGCTCCTGCTGGTACTCGCTCATGTCGAACCTGGCGTAGGCGCTGGGATCGCCGAAGATCAGCTTGGCCACGCCCTTGGCCAGTTCGGTCTTGCCGACGCCGGTCGGTCCGACGAAGAAGAGCGCGCCCCGGGGGCGTGCCGCCCCTGACTCACCGAATCCGACGCCGACATAGGCCGACTGCAGGGCGTCGGCGACCTGGGCCACCGCGCACTGCTGGCCCAGCACCGACTCGCTCAGCCGTTCCCCCGCCTTCACCACCCGGTCGCGGTCGAGCTGGCTCCAGGGGTCGACGCTCACATTGAGGCGGTGCGACTCCAACAGCTTCACGGGTTCCTGGATCGGCGTCCGGCGCAGGTAGGAGGACTTTGCCAGTGCGTCCAGGTCCCAGGCCGCCATCCCGTCCGTCGCGCCGACGATGGCCTCGATCTCGGCCGTGGTGGCCGTCTCGATGCCGTTGAAGCTCTGGCCGAGGATCGACAGCCAGAGCCTGCGCTCGGTCTGGTCGGGTCGCCCGACTGCCAGTGTCGCGATGCGTGGATCCTCCTTGCTGAACCAGTCGGGTAGCCGGGACAGGTCGCCGGTGACCACGAGGACCGGGTTGCGCGGCTGCGGCGCCGAGGGCTTCGCCTCGACCGCGTGCGGCACGACCGCCCCGTCCATCGCGGCGCGGAGCCTGAGGAAGCCCAGGTCGTATCCGGGGTCATGGGGCGGAAGGGCCAGGTCGACATCCTGGAAGACGAAGGCCGTCGCACTGTCCGGGCTGGCCGCCAGCCGGCGCACCACCGCGGTGACGTCCTCCAGCAAGGTCAGTTTGGGTGCACGGGCGGCAGCGAGCAGACCGGCCCTGGCTGCCCGACGGGCCTCTCCGCGGCGGGTCGGGGCACCGTCCCCGGGCAGCGCAGGTGCTCCACCCGCCTGCGGGAATGGGTCCTGACCGAAAGGCTCAGGGGCGAACGGATCCTGGCCTGACGGACCCTCACTGAACAGGTCCTGCTCCTCGTCCGCGTTGGCCGGGGCTGCGTCCGTGTGGTCGAGCGGGGGTAGTGACGCCACCAACTCGTCGAAGCGGCTGCGGTGCTGCGGTACCGGAAAGGTCAGGCCGTCCACCGGGGTCCACCAGCCCACCGCCTCGGCGCCACTGGCTGCCAGCACGCCGCAGAGCAGTTCCTGCAGCGCCGCCGGGCGCCGCCGCAGCCACCACCGGTCCCGCACCTGGCCGCTGATGATCACCTGGCGGCCCCGGCGCATCTCCCACACCAGGCCGAGTGCCCAGTCGGGCATGAAGTCCGGTGCGACGGAGGGACGTTGTACTCCAGGAGTGCTCACTGCGACCTCCGGGTCCGGACCTCGGTCGTGACAGGGCGCTGCGGGCCGCGCCCTAACGGCTTGCCGCGCCAGACCACCTCACCGGGGCGGAAGCCGCTGTCGGCCACGGCCGCGTGTACCCGGTCGAGCAGCTTCTCGGTGCTGTCGCAGGAGGACTCGGCGGCCGACTGCGTAACGGGGACGTCCGTCTCGCCCTCGATGCGGTAGGTCAGCAGCGGGGAGCCGTCGGGGCGACTGCCGATCGTGGTGGTGTAGACGGCGCCCCCCTTCCGTTGGAACCGCAGCACCAGCTCATTGCCCAGGTCCGGCTGCCCCATGTGCTCAAGACCGGCATTCGCCATGGCCACCTGCAGGGCTCGGGCCAGACGGATCCGCCGGTCGTGCTCGAGCTGCAGCTCGTCCAGGCGAGCCTCGGCCCGGGGAAGTAGCTGTTCGAGTCCGGCCACGGCATCGAGCGCCTGGCCGAGGTCGCCGGCCGCCGCGGCCGTGTCGACGGCGCGGATGGCCTGGGTCAACTCCACTGCCAGGGAACGGTCTCCGGCCTCGGTCGCATCCGCGATGGCGGCGATGACCGCCGGGCGCGACAGTTCCGCACGCTCGGCCGCCTCCGCCAGCGCCTCCGCACGGTGTTGCTCGGCTTGCTCGGCGGCTTCGGCCCGCAGTGCCTCTTGGGCCAGGCCGCGCTCCCGCCTATCCTCCGCACGTTCGGCTTCCGCGCGTTCCGCGGCCTCCGCCCGTGCGACGGCGTCGGCATGACGTCGCAGGGCGTGCTCCACTGTGCCCCGCAGCGCTTGGAAGCGCACGGTGGCGCCCTGCTCGAAGGCGGCCCGCAGCTCCGCGAGCAGCCTTCCGCAGTCGGCGTGGCCGCCCGGGTCGAGGACGGCCGCGCGCGCTCGCGCCGCGGCCAGCCGTGCTTCGAGGCCGGCGATCAGCTCTGGTCCCTCCTGAGGGGCGAGCCGGGCCCGCATGGCCTCCTGATGCCGCAGCACCCGGGTCCGGAGTGAGGCCGTCGCCCCGTCGACGGTCCGAACGCCGCCGACGCGCAGGTGTTCGGCGAGGCCTGCAGCCTCCGACTCCAGTTCGCTGACGACGCCGGGGTCCACGACTCCGCGCAGGCCGGTGATCAGGTCGGTCACCTCGGCTAATTCGGCGGCGCCCACGCGGGTGCGCTCACGCAGCGCCTGTCCGCGGCGTGACTGGTCCTGGAGCTGTCGTGCCGCTGCGCGTTCTGCGTCGCGTCTGCTCCGCTCGGCCGCACGCGCCGCCGCAGCGCGGGCTCGCTGCGCCGCCCGCTCCTGCTCCCGGCGACGGCGCAGCGCTTCCTGCTCGGCCCGTCTGGCAGCCTCGGCCAGTCGGATGCTCGCGTCGACCACGACGGTGCTGTACTTCGGCGAACCACTCATTGCTCCCCCTGTTCGTCGACGGACGGCTCCCCGGACACGGTCCCCACGACGTATCCGCTTTCCGCCAACGAAGTTTCGATCTGCTCCCGAAAACCGGCTGTGGGCGGCACCCCTGACCAAGTGAGAGTTCCGTCCCTGTCCAGGGACGCTTCGATGCCCGCGCCGATGTCCGGCAGCCGGGTCCACTCAGCGTAGCGCTCCGTAAGCGCAAGGAGACGTTGATTGGCGGATCCGCGCCAGCGGATGTTCCCCTGCCTCGCGGCCTGGTAGGAGCCATCCACCAGCAGGTCGAGCCGTTCGAGCAGCGAGCGCTGGCCCTCGGTGCCGCGGCGCAGCGCCTCAAGGCGGAATCCGGAGTAGGCCATCGCGGAGAAGTCCGGACGGCGGGCCCTGACGGAGTCCAGCAGATCAGCCAGACCACGGGCCTGACTGAATGGTTCGCCGCCCGAGAAGGTGACGCCCTGCACCGATGCCAGTCCGACCAGCCAGTCGGCGAGTTCGGGTACGGAGCGCACCTCTCCGCCGGAGAAGGCGAGTGTCTCCTGGGCGAGGCAGCCGGGGCAGCGCAACGGGCAGCCCTGAACCCACACCACGGCACGCTGCCCCGGGCCCAGCACGCCGCACTGTTCAAGCGTTCGACTCACCCGGAGGTCGGGGTAGACGGACTCGTCCTCGAAGATCACAGCACTCGGCTCCCGTTCGGTTCCGGCGTCGGTCGCGGAGCGGGATAGCCCACGCCTCGGCGTTGGTCCAGGTCGCACCACGGGCACCAGGGCCGCTCGACGGTGAAGAGGTGGTTGTCGAAGGATGGGCACACCCTGATCCGCTCCGGAGCCGCCTGCTCCCTCAAGTGCCTTGCCCAGGCGGCGGCGTCGGGACGCCCGGCGGATCCGCCGCGGCCCGTGTCGGCGAAGGCGCACCGCATCAGGGCGGCGGTCGCCCTCGGCAGCACGTCGAGCGGAGGAGTCCGGCTCGACAGCAGGAGCGACGCCGGGTCCAGCAGTCGGCAGCGACGGTGTCGCAGATTGTCGTCCAACGAGACATAGCGCTCCTGGTCCGCCGGGTACCCGTGGAAGGGATGCAGACCGTTGCAGAGCAGCTGGTGCACCAGCACGGCCAGCACGAAGCAGTCGGACCGGGGCGTCGGCGGCGATGAAGGCGGCCCGGGCTGGACGGCCGCGAGTCCCTCCGGCGCGGTGTAGCCGGGGGTGCGGGCCTCACAGCGGAACAGCTCTCCCCGGTCGGTGAACTGCAGCGAGTCGACATCGGAGAGACCCACCGCGCCACGCTCGTCGACCCACAGGTTGTCCGGCTTGAGGTCGCCCACCACATAGCCGCACCGATGCAGGTCGGCGAGCAGTCCGGCCAGCGATGCCGCAGCGGCGAGACCGGTGGCCCAGGTCGCCTCCGGCAGGCTCTCGCTCCGGGCCGCGGGCCTGAGCAGCTGGTCCATGGGCCGGTAGTGCACCCTCATGTCCCGCATCACATAGCCGGGCACGCCGCGATCAGTGGTCACCAGGGCCAGCGGCCAGGAGAACCGGTTCGGCGGCCGGCCCAGCAGCAGTGCGGTTCGGGGCTCCTGCCGACGCCGTACCAGGCGTTCGATCCGGCGCCGGTAGTGCACCTGATCCCCGCAGCACGGCACGAGTTTGGCGACCAGGCCCGGCTGCTCCTCCACCGGGTACACCAGCCCCGACGAGCCGCTGCCCACCAGTGTGCCCAGCCGCAGTCGGCGGCCGTCGGGCGTGCTGATCCAGGTCACCGGAGCGGTTCCGCCGGCTCGGCTGTCAGGACCGCGCCCAGGACCGTCAGGTCGTCGCCGCTGCGCGCGGCCCCAGGTCCTGACAGCAGTGCGCGCAGGGGTTCCCCGTGGCCGCCGTTGGCCCGGAGCATGGTGGAGAGCGAATGGTAGAAGCCCGGTGCGGGCAGCGGTCCGGCTCCGGGGGGGAGCCCGCGTACCGAAGGATGGTCGAGGGCCAGCGGTAGACAGCCGTCGGTGGCCAGTACCACCCCGCTCAGTTCGTCGTCCCGCAGGGCGAACGATCGGACCCGCGCCCGTGCGGTGGGCGAGGACAGGAACACCGTGCTGCGGTCCGGCGACGCCTGCGGGGGCAGTACCAGGTGGCAGCGTTCCACAGCCCGCGGGTCGAGCTGATCGCGCGTCAGCACGACACCGAATGAGTCGCCCAGGGACAGGAAGGCCACCCAGGGCGGACGCAGCAGCGCGGCGGCGACCGTGCTCGCGCACTGGTCGCGCGCGGAGCGGTGTGCTACGGGCGACCGCGCCGCTTCGGGACCCTCCTGGCAGTCCGTCAGAAGTGGCGCGCCCAGAGCGTCCACGGCCTCGTTCCAGGCGTCCACCACGGCTCGAGCGCGCTCGCTGACCCAGCCGGTCCAGCTGGATCCGTCGGCCTCGGCCGCCGGGATGCCGGACCGGAGCAGATCGCAGGCCAGGTCGACGGCGAGATGGGCGCCGAGAGCTCCCCGCGACCTGCTCCCCGCACCGTCGGCGACAGCGAGGACGACGGTGCGGGCGTCGACCCGGAACGACCGGAAAGCATCCTGACAGGCGGTTGCGTTCGCCAGGTGCGCTGTTCCCTGCACCATCGCTCCCGCCACCACGATTCTGCTGCGGCGCTGCTGTTCGGACCCGGGCACTAGCGCCGTTCCTCCTCGAGGGCCTCCAGCTCGGCACGCATCGCCGCCTGCTCAGCGACCATGCTGTGGATGTCCTCAGCCGACTCCTGCCCCCCGACCCTGTCCGAGCTGACGAGGGCCCAGCTGAGGATCTGTTTGAAGTCCAGCCCTTCCAGCATGACCGTTCCACGGGGCGCCAGTACGGCCAGCATGTCCCGGTCGGCGCCGCGCACCCCGACGGTGAAGAGGACGCCGCCGACCTCACTCGCCTCGCTCCGTCGCATTCGCGTCGCGAACGGTGCCAGTTCCGTTGCCTGGAGGGGCCGGCCGTGCTCGTCACTGGGGGCGCCGTCGGTCACCAGCCAGATGAGCGGGCGCAGCACCGGGACGCACTGGGCCGTGAGCTCCTCGTGGCGGCACCGGCCGAGCTCGAGCGCGAACTCCAGTGCGTCCACCATCCGGGTGTAGCCGTCCGCGGTCAGGGTTGGTGGGACCAGCGCGTCCACCCCCGCGAAGGCGCGGGACGTCACCGCGGTGTCGGCGGGCACCATCCGGGCGCCGGCGACGTCGTACACCTGGGTGTCGGTGCCGAAGGAGAGCAGGCAGATCTCCACTCGTGACCGCAGCCTTGGATCGGCGGCGATGTCCCGGAAGATGGTGCCCAGTGCCCGGTTGAGGTCATCGATGCGGGGGTGCTCCGCCGGTCGGCCCATGGAGCCGGAGGTGTCCAGCACGATGAGAACGGGCTGCCGCTCGTCGAGTCCGGCGCCGAGGCCTGCCGACTGCGCCGAACCCTGGGCATGATCCATGCTCATGGCCGCTCCATCCGTCCTCTCGGGCCGTCGTCCGCGGCCGCCAGGACTACGGCGGTAAGCCGCCCCCGCTCCGCGTCGGCTCTCAATTCGACCGGTGTTCCCGGCGCTGACAGCGTGCCGAAGAGCGCCGCCACAGGGAATCGCAGCAGTACGCCCTCAATTAGCACGAATGCATCGGGATCCGGCCAGCAGGCAAGAATGCCCGACTTTCCCTCCAGTCCGTCCGGACCGTTCGCCCCCATGCAGACGACTGTAAGGCTTTGTCCGGATTGGCGACGGGAAACGGATCGGATGGCTGCACGATCGGCTGCCAGTTCCGTTGTGGGGCAGCCGGGTTGGCGAGCCCTTCATCGCACTGGGGCATGCCGGCCCTCCCATACGCGGGACTTCCGCGGGTCGCCCTCGCCCGGCCGGGCCGCACTCCTCGACATTGATCCAGACCCATGGGCGGGACTCGCGACCCCTTCTACCTGCAACTCGGTCCGGCACAGCCCCACATGTCCTACCAGCGGAGGGCCGTCGGCGGGTGAAGGCGGACATCGCCGATGGCTGGTTCTTCCCGCCGTCAGTGCGGATGGTGGAGATGGGCAAGCCAGGAGGCAGGTCAAGGGTCTGTCGATGCGATGCCCACCACCGCGGCCACCAGCACCGTGATCTTCCATCCCCGCGACATGCCCACCTCTTGTCAGCTTGCTTCGCCCCCCAGCAGCCCAACACCGGTGTGGGACGGCTCCTTACCTCAGGACCAGCAGACATTAGCCCCCTACAGAGGTCGGTTCCAGCACTCCGGAGCTGCTATCTGACGACACCTCGCACACCGTCGACCTCCGCTTCGACCTTGACTGCTTTCGCGTCGTGGTCGAGGCGGAGGCCGGATCCAGCAGGAGCACTTCGCCGACGTCAGTCCTGCTTCGCGGGGCGCAGGCGCTCGATTTCGATGGAGAGCGTGGAATTCTCACGACGCAACTCATCGGCCTCGTCGCGGATGGCGTCGAGCCTGATCTCGAGCTTGCCGACACGCTCGCGGTGGCGCTCCAACTCGGCCCGGTCGAACTCGGCGTCTGCCATCTGGCGGTCCGTCGCCGTGCGGATCGCAGTGGCTTCCTCGGTGAACTTCCGCTCTGCGGCATCGAGTTCGGCGACGGCCATGTCGCCCGCCTCCTCGGCGAGCGTGGCGCGCTGCTCGGCGGACAGGATGCGCTGCGCACAGGCGCGGGTGACGGTCTCGATTCGGGCCTCGGCTGCCGCGGAGTCCGTGATGATCGCGAGCTCTTCGATGTAGGCGGGCAGGTCGGTGGCGAGCTGGTTGATGAGCGCGACGAGGGCGTCGCGTGACTGCGCGGCAGGGGTCCCGTCGACTCCCATCATGGAAAGCTCGTCGGCTACGGCTGCCATCGGCGCCTGGTCGAACGCCTCGGCGGCGGGCATCTGCCCGAGCGCACTCGGCGCCGCACCGGGAGCGGCGACCTGCTCGAAAGCGGCGTGCGACGAAAGCTCGACGACCGGCGCCCGGCCGCCCTTCGCCTCCTCCTTGGCCGCCTTCTTGGCCGTGGCTGCCGCGTGCTTGTCCTCCTTGCGCTGTGTCCGCTTGGCACGGAACTTCCTGAACGCGCCGAGCGCGTTGTGGTCGGGGTGCCGGCAATAGCGGGGCGCCGGACCCTGGGCGTCGGGTGCGGGCGGCTCGGGCGGATTGGTGCAGTCCGGATAGGCACAGGTGGGGACAGGCGCGGTGGTCATGTTCAGCCTTTCGTTGCTGACTCAGCGATATTCGGGATTCTCGAAGTCGAACCGGCACCCGGCGTCCCACTGCGACCGCTGGTTCCCGTGTGCCGGAATGCCACCGGCGTCCTTGAGCAGCCGCGCCAGATGCAGCAGGTTCCACGTCATGAACGTGGTGTTCCTGTTGGTGAAGTCGTTGGTGGGACCGCCGGAGTCCGGATCGAGATAGGAGGGGCCTGGCCCGGCCTCTCCGATCCAGCCCGCATCCGCCTGCGGAGGGATCGTGTATCCCAGGTGCTGGAGGCTGTACAGGACGTTCATGGCGCAGTGTTTGACGCCGTCCTCGTTGCCAGTGA from the Streptomyces sp. RKAG293 genome contains:
- a CDS encoding AAA family ATPase; the protein is MPDWALGLVWEMRRGRQVIISGQVRDRWWLRRRPAALQELLCGVLAASGAEAVGWWTPVDGLTFPVPQHRSRFDELVASLPPLDHTDAAPANADEEQDLFSEGPSGQDPFAPEPFGQDPFPQAGGAPALPGDGAPTRRGEARRAARAGLLAAARAPKLTLLEDVTAVVRRLAASPDSATAFVFQDVDLALPPHDPGYDLGFLRLRAAMDGAVVPHAVEAKPSAPQPRNPVLVVTGDLSRLPDWFSKEDPRIATLAVGRPDQTERRLWLSILGQSFNGIETATTAEIEAIVGATDGMAAWDLDALAKSSYLRRTPIQEPVKLLESHRLNVSVDPWSQLDRDRVVKAGERLSESVLGQQCAVAQVADALQSAYVGVGFGESGAARPRGALFFVGPTGVGKTELAKGVAKLIFGDPSAYARFDMSEYQQEHSAERLAGAPPGFTGHDQGGELTRRMQERPFSVLLFDEIEKAHPTVLDKFLQILEDGRLTDGRGQTAYFSHSLIIFTSNTGADRLADLLAFEEEGGEPSYETLETHFTEAVEAKFSAIERPELFGRLRPGVVVFDMLRPEYICEIADRLLAQLAASVLERQQVTVGYDRSSIHAWILKRMQAPERRAYGGRQIRNELELIKGEIVRHFVGSPAVPGARIDVSMVDGAVQVSLSGTDSPSGHSWGVE
- a CDS encoding 4Fe-4S single cluster domain-containing protein, which translates into the protein MIFEDESVYPDLRVSRTLEQCGVLGPGQRAVVWVQGCPLRCPGCLAQETLAFSGGEVRSVPELADWLVGLASVQGVTFSGGEPFSQARGLADLLDSVRARRPDFSAMAYSGFRLEALRRGTEGQRSLLERLDLLVDGSYQAARQGNIRWRGSANQRLLALTERYAEWTRLPDIGAGIEASLDRDGTLTWSGVPPTAGFREQIETSLAESGYVVGTVSGEPSVDEQGEQ
- a CDS encoding protein phosphatase 2C domain-containing protein; its protein translation is MPGSEQQRRSRIVVAGAMVQGTAHLANATACQDAFRSFRVDARTVVLAVADGAGSRSRGALGAHLAVDLACDLLRSGIPAAEADGSSWTGWVSERARAVVDAWNEAVDALGAPLLTDCQEGPEAARSPVAHRSARDQCASTVAAALLRPPWVAFLSLGDSFGVVLTRDQLDPRAVERCHLVLPPQASPDRSTVFLSSPTARARVRSFALRDDELSGVVLATDGCLPLALDHPSVRGLPPGAGPLPAPGFYHSLSTMLRANGGHGEPLRALLSGPGAARSGDDLTVLGAVLTAEPAEPLR